The genomic interval AAGGTTATTTTTGCAGTGATATATCTAGTTTTTAAAAGTgaatatgtgtatatacattttacaaagcgtgtattgcatattttttattgcatacGTTTTTACAAGTGTAATCTTAATTTACCACAATAATGTGTGAACATAAAATCACAAGTAGTCACAAGAAAAATTAAATTCCTTCACGGAAGCagcatgagcgtgtgtgggcAGTATTAGTGCAATGCAACCCCTGTTCCCTTGTTTAGACAAGTCCCTGATATGTGCTCTATGCAGTCCATGCCCCCAGACAAATTACCTCAGTAACTCTTCACTCTAATTTTTGTCCTTGATCCAAATGTTTATCTTCTGAATGATAACCCACTCTTGCTGTGTGTTCGTCACTTTGATTCTCAGACAAGAGAGAGAACTGCCGATTTCTTCCTGAATGTTCTTCGCGTCGAACCGGCCCTTGACCAAGTGGCCTAGATTAAAGTACCTTGAACACGTGGGTCCTTGAGGCGTCTCCACCCGGTCCCGGCCCACCGCCACCTCAGCAGATTTTAGGATGTCTTTTTTCCCGTCCTTGGACCCGGTTGCGATTACGAGGCGCGTGAAGACGGCTGGTTTGCGAAGCACAACGGTGAAATGGTTGCCGGCGGCAGGGGACTTCCCCCAGAAGTAGCCGGCCCTGTTGCCGTAGGCCTTGTCCGGGGTGTACTCGTTGAACTGGGTGATGTCCGTCAGGACGCTGGCGGGGGGGTTGTCGGCAACGCCCCCAGGATCCTCTTCAAACTCGTCGTCCTTCAAGCGGTTGAGGGTGCCTCCAAAGGACGAATACAGACCCGCGTGCtggaagagagagggattgGAGCGAATTACGTCCTTTTGGGTGAGGAGCTTGTTGAAGTGgttcagcagccaatcacagggcatTTCCTGgtagaagaggaagaggaacttGGCCAACTGGGGCAAATCCTTGGAGTGGTACAGCTTGCCGATGTAGCCCAGCTTAGAGAACTCCAAGGTCACCCAGTAAGACTGCCCCAGGGACAGGATAAACTTTCTGATGGCGGTGAAGAAGTTCTTGGCACAAGTAACATCGTCCTCCAGCATGATGTAGTAGCTGGACAGCTTGGCACTGAAGCCCAGGATGAAAGCGTAGTCCACGTTCTGCTTGGAGCGGAAGTGGACACGGGCGGGGCTGTCTTTGAAGTTCCTCTTCAGCCCTTCGAGGGGAGGGTAATAACTTTGGGGGGCGTGGATGACCAGGAGCTGGCCTCTGAGGACGGGGACAGGGAAGAGGTCGCTGATGTCACGCGCTGTACGCTCGTTCCAGTCTGTGTCGAAGTCGGCCAAGaagaccaccaccaccatgtccctcagctcctcctccgAAGACTGCGAGAAGATGGACTGCAGGGTGTCCAGCAGGTAAGTCCCTCGCTTCCTCTTTATGGAGCACAGGCCCACAgtgaggaattctgggaaaaataTAAGGTCAGAGAACTGCAGTGTCAAAGCTTGCCATTTTCATGCTCACATAGTCACACAACTTCTGCATttaggaatttagcagatgctaa from Anguilla rostrata isolate EN2019 chromosome 11, ASM1855537v3, whole genome shotgun sequence carries:
- the LOC135234978 gene encoding alpha-1,3-mannosyl-glycoprotein 4-beta-N-acetylglucosaminyltransferase C-like, translated to MRIYWKRTLTAATLFFTFVFAYLTISHDNSKPDEVQLLARATVLRQWNSARSQQVFQDLQNDSVPFNVTYRFLAGSTTQTRKFLTVGLCSIKRKRGTYLLDTLQSIFSQSSEEELRDMVVVVFLADFDTDWNERTARDISDLFPVPVLRGQLLVIHAPQSYYPPLEGLKRNFKDSPARVHFRSKQNVDYAFILGFSAKLSSYYIMLEDDVTCAKNFFTAIRKFILSLGQSYWVTLEFSKLGYIGKLYHSKDLPQLAKFLFLFYQEMPCDWLLNHFNKLLTQKDVIRSNPSLFQHAGLYSSFGGTLNRLKDDEFEEDPGGVADNPPASVLTDITQFNEYTPDKAYGNRAGYFWGKSPAAGNHFTVVLRKPAVFTRLVIATGSKDGKKDILKSAEVAVGRDRVETPQGPTCSRYFNLGHLVKGRFDAKNIQEEIGSSLSCLRIKVTNTQQEWVIIQKINIWIKDKN